Part of the Osmia bicornis bicornis chromosome 7, iOsmBic2.1, whole genome shotgun sequence genome, tttcaaataatcaaATCTATGACACGTGGCTATGCTACGTGACTTCGAGTCACCAGTCATCGTCGCACATCTGGAGTGCCATTTTTACAAGCACCCCTTCAGGCCACACGCAGGCTAAATCCCTATcgtaaattatacaaaatcgTAAATGGCATCGAGGTAATTGCCTTCGACGACTCTTAAAAATTTCTCTCGCAGACAGGCATCTGGAAAATTTCTTCTGTTTGTAGAATTTAAGGTTTTGGCTAGTAGGGGCTATAGAAGACCTTGAAAGGTTCTCGATCACCAATTCCGGTGAACTGATCTTGAAAGGCACCTTAGATTATGAGAGAAGGATCCAGCACAGTTTCCTGGTTCGTGTCACCGATGGCCATCATGTAGGTTTACTAAAACGAAGAcaagaattttaaaacaagAACGCCAATATTTAAGCGAAATAATTTCAGAACGATACTTCACGGGTGAACGTCTCCGTGGAGGATGTAAATGAATGGGAACCCAGGTTTCGTCATCCCAGGTATGAATTTCACGCTGCAACCTTGAGAGAGGGATCCATTGTCGGTATGCTTACTTTCTCCTTCACGATTTTCTTTGACGAACCTCTTTCTAGACCACTTATTAAAAACGATGCGATATTTAGGAAAACTGGAAGCAGCTGATGGAGACAGGGACGATAAAGTCAGTCTGTCGCTCAGAGGACCTGATGCCAGGTacttaaattatataataattctCTTAACACTAGAGCTACCGACGTTTGATGCACCCTGATTtctaagttgaaaataatacagaaaattaaataaatataagatgaaacataatttaatatgtacatacattcTTTATCTCGACAATAGGCAACATACATTCCAGCAAAACTACCTTGACAAAacgttttaatttaaaataagaaactggaAAGCAGTCATTTTTACCCCTTTGGTAGTTCTACTGTTAATAACGATCAAAgctttaaatataaaattgcaaCAGGTCTTTCGAAATACGAGAGAATGGAGAACTGATCCTTAGAACAGCAGCGACTATCAATGGTTCCTTGGCTCGATTGGTGGCTGTTGCCTCTGATTCGGGTCGTCCTCCCAGGTGTGTATCACTCAAATTTAGTTAATAGAACCTGTTGCCAGTCGCATAACgcttaaattttctttaaagatCTAGTATGATCCCAGTGATTGTACATATACCAAATAGTGGCTCCTTGCCAATCGCTGCCAGAGCTGCCCCTGCTTGGTTAGGCAGCAGTGTTCTTCTGGTAGCTGTTTTTGGTGCAGTCTTGGGTCTTCTTGGGGTTATTATACTTATCTTGATTCTGTACATATACAAACAGTAAGTAACTCCATAATTCACATATTCCATGCCTCTTTGTACTTCGGACAGTTCTTACCATGTGTGTTTTAGCAAAAGGCCAAAGACCAGTGGGTCAGTGAGTTCGGTAGGGACTGGTTACCGTGAAAAATCACCTGTTCCTTCGGCCCTCAGCCCGACTCCTCAAGTTCTCGGAGCGAACATGCTCCAGGACGCTCTGGAGATACCTCGAAGAGGAAATCGTAACGAGAGCGTTCATAGCATCGACGAACACGACGAAGAAGCTGACGGAGGTGACGATCCAGAGGATGAGAATCACGTCGACCAGGAAATCGTTGACGATAGCAACCACGGTGACGTTCAGGGGTTGAATGACAGCAACGACGTGGAGAACCCAGTGTTTGGGGCGAGGAACTACAATGCCACCATTAAAAGTAACTTAACAAATGATGATTCTTTATGAACTAATTTCATGACACATTTTACTTATCTATTAATATCAATCAGGTTTAACCTCAGCCAGACAGATGCCTCTCTACACGAGACACAAAGTTGCTCCAGCTCCTACCCCTCCGGGATTATCGGCAACCTCTAACATTCCAAATATTGGCGGTCTTGTACAAAATATGAACGATCTGAGCGCAAAAACAAACGCGAACACTGCTTCAAGAGAATCTTCCAGTTACTCCGTCGATCTTCCGGATTCTTTGGTACCTGCCTGGCCTGCTTGTTCCGTTTCGCAAAGGGTGAAAAAGTTATCCTGGGACGACGACGACAGGGTACCGTGACCCTTTCTTAATCCTTTCatctacagggtgatcctctcgctagtgGACTCAAAGGAAATGCCGCCACACCAGTATGAATGGACCCAAGCCCTTCTCTGTCATCGAAACCTTTTCACGGGCCCAGCTACAGTATGCACCCCCGTCGAGAAAACGACTTGGCTCcactagcgagaggatcactcTGTATAAACTTAAGGATATAACTTAAGGAGAATAATggatgttaattaaatttttgttcagACAGTGGACAGCGTTGAAGTGGCAGCAGAGACAAAGTGCAGGAACAGCCAAATCGGAAACGAACGACTCAATCTCACCGTCTACTTTTAATCATGTGTAAAACTGAAAGACTGATAATCATGATTGTTCAATGTTACTGCCTGTGAAAGGTCACTTCGATAGGCGGTTGTTACATCATTGCCAGATACTGACCAAATTTATGTTAAACACGGATGTACATACAAAGTATATAGCTGATTATACTAGTTGCCGGCGATTTGCATTGAATTTTATGCAGATTCGTCGTCACAATAGTTGTTTCATTAAAGAGATGCAAAGGATAATGCTTTGTTCCCTTTCATTTACATTTCAATGTTGCGAATCAAATGATTCTCTGGGCGAGTCAAGCAATTGACGAAAATTGTTGCCCGTTAGTCATGGATTGGAATGATGATAAGACTACGTTTCATGGAGAGAATCGTGTTAGTAGGACAGATCTTTAAGAAATGCTGCATCGCTCGTGGCTGCAAAAGCAAGCAAGGAATTCGAGAAACCCGACAAAATTATTGAGAATTCATCTAGAACCCCTCGAGTTCcttttaaaatacaattttttgaGGTTCAAGTCTTGAATCAATTAAGTACTGTTACTTAGAAAattcgaattaattaatattccatTTGGTATGCTAAAGCATTCGTTATACTACTTTGAAAATGATGGTTTTctgaattaattgtaattatagcGTACCAAAAGTGTCTGTTTTCACTGTGATAGTTAatgtattaataaaacaaataacaaGTGGTCGCAAAAACAGGCGAGGAGGGCATAGTCGAATCCGTCGAAGAAAGTGACTCATATTTCCGAGGAGGAGAGAGAAAGTGTCCAGCTAGAAGGCTACACGATCGGGTCTTCGGTCGATAGTCTTGCTTGGCTCACAAACGGAAGCGGACCAAGCAGGTGGATTGCatgaaagaagaaatcaaAGTGGAATGATAACAGCCAAGGGGACGTTTCTGTTCTACGAATATTACGTAAGTGGAGGAATCTTCACTTTGCTCATCTTccctaaaaaaagaaaaagaaaaatcatagTTTCTTTCAAAATCATATGAAATACAGCTAAAATATTATAAgaaacacataataaaattaaaaaaataaatgatacatGTGAGATGAATTTtgtgaataaataaaagatatttaaACGTACATAAAAGAATGTCTTCAATGAAGAAATGATTAGCATAAACTGAAGAATCGTTGTTCGGGACTTTCTTCACGAAAGTGGAATTACGAAGTAAAAACCGCACTCGGCTTTTCTGTAACCACCGTTTTCTACTTTCAGGTCTACCATGAAGCGTAAAGGATCTCTTCATTTGCATTCCTTGCTGCTGGTTTTCCAGCTGAGTGTCTGCATGGGAATTCCAGGTACGTAAAAGACCGAATAATTTGTACCGGAGAAAAGATATCTCCTCTAACGAGGTCGTTAAAATGTTGTTAGGCAATTTGCATCCTGTGTCTGTTTCGCCGAACGCTTCGATAACGGAAACATCCATAGGACCATGGGGTGAGATTTTAGAAAATTGGGTCGTCTCTGATTCAAAGATTTCCAGAACATCAAAGGTGATGAAATTTGGTGACAAAACTTTGACCGTATCCACGAAAATTTCAACACCTAACAAACGTGAAGTTTCTGAAACAGATCTTTACTTGCTCGGTAAGATACTTGAATAATTATTCCACAATTCTGTCAAGAGATTCTTCTAATCAATCGTTTGTGAACACTAGGCGCGATAGAGAAGCTCGTTTACAGGGTAGATTTCCTGGAGAATCGTCTGAGGAGGGCGGAGGAGCTT contains:
- the LOC114875393 gene encoding protocadherin Fat 4, yielding MRQNILKILPILCCTVHLYTGQLIRDARCFLENGATAAHLFVSEDLPVGDTVGVLGVLGDPGPQGDVELRLQEHDSPVAFSAYSKNLTLVRPLDKEGIDGPASVYVNVICERKHTLDPGFVIPVNIRVTDANDNAPQFVNAPYVLNISEVTVVGTRVLQGVRAVDADQPGPFSTVQYAVLPGPHSDFFVFVNALEGTLVLRKPLDYETLSNFSVDIRAQDQGNPPKSSTTTLYVNVIDADDQNPAFETDQYKIIIPRNIKTRRILKVDPTPIKAADQDVGISAPVKYTIQGGILPFLTLNPETAEVAITRPLYEHELLSPATIVVKATQIDNPDKYALSTIIVSRESDWNVEPTAGGRLPVKFIKRDHQTNIPENTPPGSVLLTTAVNKVDSNLRFWLVGAIEDLERFSITNSGELILKGTLDYERRIQHSFLVRVTDGHHNDTSRVNVSVEDVNEWEPRFRHPRYEFHAATLREGSIVGKLEAADGDRDDKVSLSLRGPDARSFEIRENGELILRTAATINGSLARLVAVASDSGRPPRSSMIPVIVHIPNSGSLPIAARAAPAWLGSSVLLVAVFGAVLGLLGVIILILILYIYKHKRPKTSGSVSSVGTGYREKSPVPSALSPTPQVLGANMLQDALEIPRRGNRNESVHSIDEHDEEADGGDDPEDENHVDQEIVDDSNHGDVQGLNDSNDVENPVFGARNYNATIKSLTSARQMPLYTRHKVAPAPTPPGLSATSNIPNIGGLVQNMNDLSAKTNANTASRESSSYSVDLPDSLVPAWPACSVSQRVKKLSWDDDDRTVDSVEVAAETKCRNSQIGNERLNLTVYF